One stretch of Pigmentiphaga aceris DNA includes these proteins:
- a CDS encoding c-type cytochrome, which yields MKRISIVLAGLVLSATGAVACAGDKVAGEAVYKRVNCASCHGVDAKTGTDPSYPKLAGQHEDYLVHALRAYQRGQAGASPTANIRKNPIMGAFAIQLSAKDVEDVAAYLHSLPGDLKVRQ from the coding sequence ATGAAGCGCATTTCCATTGTGCTCGCTGGCCTGGTGCTGTCTGCCACGGGTGCAGTTGCCTGTGCGGGCGACAAGGTGGCGGGTGAAGCCGTCTACAAACGTGTCAACTGTGCATCGTGCCACGGCGTGGACGCCAAGACTGGCACCGATCCCAGCTACCCCAAGCTGGCCGGTCAGCACGAGGACTACCTGGTGCACGCATTGCGCGCCTATCAGCGTGGCCAGGCCGGTGCCTCGCCGACTGCCAATATCCGCAAGAATCCGATCATGGGTGCCTTCGCGATCCAGCTGTCCGCCAAGGACGTGGAAGACGTTGCCGCATATCTGCACAGCCTGCCGGGCGACCTGAAGGTTCGTCAGTAA
- a CDS encoding AAA family ATPase produces the protein MTQTHASALPKPRFEGTDSYVATPDLRLAVNAALTLGRPLLIKGEPGTGKTMLAEEVARALGRPLLQWHIKSTTKAHQGLYEYDAVSRLRDSQLGDGRVHDIHNYILRGVLWQAFDADEPVVLLIDEVDKADIEFPNDLLRELDRMEFHVYETRQTVRARHRPLVVITSNNEKDLPDAFLRRCFFHYIRFPDKETMAQIVDVHFPTLKKELLQAALDSFFALRDVPGIKKKPSTSELLDWLKLLLAEDIPPEALRSDDQNAIIPPLHGALLKNEQDLHLFERLVLMARNGRR, from the coding sequence ATGACACAGACGCACGCCTCCGCTTTGCCCAAGCCCCGTTTCGAGGGCACAGACAGTTATGTCGCCACGCCCGACCTCAGACTCGCGGTAAATGCCGCGCTGACGCTGGGGCGGCCCCTGCTGATCAAGGGTGAACCCGGTACCGGCAAAACCATGCTGGCCGAAGAAGTTGCCCGTGCGCTGGGTCGTCCATTATTGCAATGGCATATCAAATCGACCACCAAGGCACATCAGGGATTGTATGAATACGATGCCGTGTCGCGGCTGCGCGACTCGCAGCTGGGTGACGGACGTGTCCACGATATTCACAACTACATATTGCGCGGCGTGCTGTGGCAAGCATTCGATGCCGATGAACCGGTGGTGCTGCTGATCGACGAAGTCGATAAAGCCGATATTGAATTCCCCAACGACTTGCTGCGCGAGCTCGATCGCATGGAATTTCATGTGTACGAAACACGGCAAACCGTGCGTGCGCGTCATCGCCCGCTGGTGGTGATCACGTCCAACAACGAAAAAGACCTGCCTGACGCCTTCCTGCGCCGATGCTTCTTCCACTACATCCGCTTCCCCGACAAGGAAACGATGGCCCAGATTGTGGACGTGCATTTCCCCACGCTGAAGAAAGAGCTGCTGCAAGCCGCGCTCGACAGCTTCTTTGCGCTGCGTGACGTGCCCGGCATCAAGAAGAAGCCGTCTACGTCGGAACTGCTGGACTGGTTGAAGCTGCTGCTGGCCGAAGACATTCCGCCAGAGGCCTTGAGAAGTGACGACCAGAACGCGATCATCCCGCCCTTGCATGGTGCCCTGTTGAAAAACGAACAAGACCTGCACCTGTTCGAGCGCCTGGTGCTGATGGCACGCAACGGC
- a CDS encoding c-type cytochrome: MKSRISNRSISRRISALAFASLIGTCAIGGSAFAQATPAAPPATAPAPTPAAAPAAPGPVVGNVDAARNKVSMCIGCHGLPGYRSSFPEVYSVPMIAGQNAKYLEMALSEYKSGARSHLTMVGIAKSLSEQDIADVAAYYSNLK; encoded by the coding sequence ATGAAGTCGCGCATCTCAAACCGAAGCATTTCCCGCCGAATATCCGCGCTTGCGTTTGCCTCGCTGATTGGCACCTGTGCAATCGGTGGCTCGGCCTTTGCCCAAGCTACCCCAGCAGCCCCCCCAGCAACTGCTCCGGCGCCAACGCCAGCCGCTGCGCCTGCCGCCCCCGGCCCCGTGGTTGGCAACGTCGACGCCGCGCGCAACAAGGTGTCGATGTGCATCGGCTGTCACGGCCTGCCAGGTTATCGCTCCAGCTTCCCCGAGGTGTACAGCGTGCCCATGATCGCCGGGCAGAACGCCAAGTACCTTGAAATGGCCTTGAGTGAGTACAAGAGCGGTGCCCGCTCGCACCTCACCATGGTCGGCATCGCCAAGAGCTTGTCCGAGCAGGACATTGCCGACGTCGCTGCCTACTATTCCAACTTGAAGTGA